A single genomic interval of Helianthus annuus cultivar XRQ/B chromosome 13, HanXRQr2.0-SUNRISE, whole genome shotgun sequence harbors:
- the LOC110901768 gene encoding uncharacterized protein LOC110901768, with product MKLNPEKCSFGFEEGKFLGHIVGKQSIKANPNKVRAVLETRPPKTKKEGCTDKKDFRWTEEAEEAFNQMKQHLASLPDLEALETGELISVYLSVAEEAISVVLTIERDKIQTTNNEAEYEALIAGLRLAKEMKVQKLEVFTDSLLV from the exons atgaaacTCAACCCTGAAAAATGTTCATTTGGGTTTGAGGAAGGGAAGTTCTTGGGTCATATTGTTGGGAAACAAAGCATCAAGGCTAATCCAAACAAGGTGAGAGCTGTTCTTGAAACCAGACCACCaaaaaccaagaaggag GGTTGCACTGATAAGAAAGACTTCAGATGGACTGAAGAGGCTGAAGAAGCCTTTAACCAAATGAAGCAACACCTAGCTTCCCTACCTGACCTGGAAGCCCTAGAAACAGGTGAATTGATCTCAGTATACCTctcagttgctgaagaagcaataaGCGTGGTCCTCACCATTGAACGAGATAAAAtccag ACAACCAACAACGAagctgaatacgaagcactgataGCTGGTTTAAGACTGGCTAAAGAAATGAAGGTCCAGAAGCTTGAAGTGTTTACAGATTCGTTGCTGGTATGA